The following nucleotide sequence is from Trifolium pratense cultivar HEN17-A07 linkage group LG2, ARS_RC_1.1, whole genome shotgun sequence.
aacaattttgaaaacaaattacTTTCggctttttaaaaaaagaattactTGATGattagagaaagaaaaaaaacttgtacTTGAAGACTAGTGCATCTTTAAACGATACTTCCAAACCCACCGTTAACCTAATCATAAGCTTATTACGTTGGCCATGAGAGATGGATTTCGCCTTTTGGGGACCAAGAACGAGCTCTAAAGATTTGATTGGAGTTTACAACATAACACCATACCCaccaatataaatttttatatacataCAACATCCATGTCAACTTAAAAAGGAACAGGTGAAGAAGATACGTGGTGCACTTTCTCCAGCAGTTTATAGACAATTACACAATAGCAAACTACTAGATGCCTTGAAATTACAGATAATAGGCAaatcgataaaaaaaaaaacagtaagaGAAGTGCTAGCAAAACATATTCTAAAGGATAGATTCCTCCTGTAAGATTTTCACTAAATTTATCTTCAGTATTGATCCACACCATTAGACCTCCCTCTTCCCCTTTTTGATGGATGGTATGGATTTCACTAGATAGAAATCTGACAGAGAGAATTCATTCCTCATTCTCTAACACTCCCTTTACGATactcttattattattagttgaaaTTCATGTGAGTCTCGCCACTTCAAAATCCTTATGGATTCCAATATGAATTTCAGCCAACAATAGAAAGAGTACCAAAAAGTGACTGAAAGAAAATGTGTTGCAAACACTTCTCATATAGGAATAGTTTAAAAATGATGAATCTAGCATTGCGAAGGCCTATCATAAGTTGGAGGAAGGGAAGGACACTGTTCGTTCATATGGGAATAAGCATCCAAGGTGTTATAGCCCGGAAATTCCATCCTATATTCACCAAGAATCTGGCAGAATGGAAGCTTGTCATTCTCATTGTTGCACCATCTTGGTAGACGTGTTTGATTATCTTCAAAAATCCTAAGCATGTATGCATCACGAATCTGCAAATGACAACATAGTAATGTAAGAAAAAGCAATTATAACACAAAGCAGAAGTTCATGCAATCACTTAAAGGCAACAGGCAACATGACTTACTGTGAATTCAGTTACTTGAATGGAACTAGCAATGGGACCAAAAATTCCAGCCTCTTTATACATTGAAAGAATAAATGCTACACATGTTGTTGACTTTCCATCACTGTATACCCAATCATCTTGTTCTGGAATGGCAAGTAATTCATCGAAAGCTATCCCACGCTTCTCAGTCTCAAGTAGAATGTCATACAAGTCTAAATCCTGAAAGCACAAACAAATGAGATCCCACTAATCGTAAAATAATCATCAGTACTTGACATAATAACATGCCACTGGAGTTTCTGCAATCCTGATGAACTAATTAAAAATACGTGATTAATCAAGTTTATATCaggataaaataattttttgatcatTGATCTTTCACTCAATGTTTATTCTTatggtcttttatcttttaaatgATTCATTTTAATCCTATATGTTTTTGTACATTATACATATTACCCTTTTTGGCCATCTCTAATTTTTCATACATAAAAAGGAAATACTGGAATCccggaaataaaattataagccATGTATGTAGATATGTCATCTTAAACCTTTTGTAACTTGTTTGCCTTGGAATCAATGTTACAAAATACAAAGTATGTAATAGCACCAGAAACAAATTGAGACACTGGTAACCTAAATCTCAAAGTAAATGTTATGTCCACTTGTTTTGACTTTCACTGAATATTGTTCCAcataaagaacaaaaataaaggaaaatatgGACATGTAAATGTATATATATGGTAAAACAGCATCGAGATATACCTCAGTCCCTAACCGCTTATTCAGTGCTTCATTCCACATGTTTGCAGCATAAGATGGCTGCATCCTTGACCACATAGACATGACAGAAATTACCTGCACATAACGTGTAAATCACGTGTAAAAAAATCATGTAAATCAGAAATGAAACGAGACTTCCATTGCTCTCAAGGAACTAGAACCTACAATATTAACAAGAAAACAAGTTTTTATTGTATCTGAGACCCACAGGAAATGAAAGCTAGAGATTAGTTTCTCTTTCTTCAAGCACTAATAATTTCAGCATTGCAGAAATTCAGGGAGGGAAGAATATAAAATCCTTCTTTCTTGTAACAGAAATCTTAACAATAACCCAGGTACTATGTTAGGATTAGGACCCATGCTAAATCCATGCTAGTGTCCTATAGGAAAAGAGGTAGAAACAGAAATTAGTGTAAGAGCTGTTAGGTAGTTAGTATTTTCTGTTATTGTAATCTGTTAGTCCCATGTCTACATAGGACTAACAATAAGTTGGGAGGTTTAGGAAATTATTTTGCAAAACCATTGTAAACTAGAGATAGGTCTAGTCAAGGGGATTAGATTAGAATCCTCAGTGTATTCTTTTTCTTCCAATCAATAAACTCACGGGCAAATAATCCTGTTTCTCTATATTTGGAAGACTCGACATTGAAAGGAACCTGTCAATGTCATAATATCCCAAGAGTCTCACCCAATCATGATTCAAATTGTTTCTATCAAATAGCTATCAGTTGGCACTCATTcccttggtaaaaaaaataacacagtGGCCTTCAGTTAAATATTCTACATAGAaattaggctaaattgcacttttggccccctaagtttcagaaacttgcaattttggcctcttatgtttcaaaatagcacttctagccccctaagtttcaaaaagttgcgattttggccccctatgtttcaaaatagcaattttggccccctaagtttcagtagttgcgattttggccacctatgtttcaaaatagcacttttgacccctatctttaccccttttgcaaaaggtcaattttgatcgagtcaaagttgatgtggcaagtcacttaagtgactcagctgccacgtcaacatttttttgtcatcttataattaaaaaaactaaaagaataaaaaaataaaaggaagtcacatgctttaaatttattctttcactaacacacatatataatcttaaatcctaaagaattaaccaaatacttcgtgacgtttattcaaaaggatttttcactatacgtaaaaaaaaaacctaattccaaatccaaaaataggaaacaatgGAAATTGAAAACTCTTCGTGCGTTTTGTTAtgtctttttaattatgtaatgacttcatatatgtaatgacttgatttgttatgtcattttgatttagaaaagtgtcttgaacttccatttagaaaagtgtcttgaacttccattttgcaaaaggggtaaacataggggggtcaaaattgctattttgaaacataggagaccaaaatcgcaactttttgaaatttagggggccaaaagtgctattttgaaacatagggggtcaaaattgcaacttcctgaaacttagggggccaaaaatgctattttgaaatataggggaccaaaatcgcaactttctgaaacttaaggggccaaaagtgcaatttagcctagaAATTATGGTTCAACTGCATATTTATGTTACTCTTACACAAATAAGGAAAAGATTTAATACCAAGTGAGCATCAAGAGGTGGAGGATAGTTGTCAGCTACTGTGTCAATCCAACTGAATATCATATTGTGATAACCATATGGCTTGCCAGACATGCTCCGTGCATATTCCCATGCTGCAGTGGTGTTAAATTTTGCACGCAACTCTGGGTGCAGGGGAAGCAACGCTATATGTGGGTTGGAGTCATCTTTAAGAGCAGCTTCCCACCATTCATGCCATGGAATTACCACTATGATTTCTTCACCCTGCACAGAGACAGACCATCAAGATAACATAATCCTGTATGGACAAATGGAGAGCAGTGACTACCCTAAGTAACTACGAtctataaataaatcaattacAAAATTCACTATTTGCCAACGATATGGTAAGATGGTATTGTTATGAACATTTTTAGAAAACCAAATGTGATATGGAATTTCTAATGTGTTGTGTTATACACGACATGGTAAAATCTTCAACATTTTATACCTTTTCATTCTCGTGCCCTGATTCACCAACCCACAAATTTCCCATTTCATCCTTCAAGCAAACTGCTGTATGCCCAGCAAATGCACCAGTTACCCACTTTTCAAGTGTCTCAAAACCTCCCCATCTACCACGAATTTTTGACAAAGCCAAAAAATCTCCAGAATGAACATCTGCAGGATCAATAGTTGCACGCCAAGGCTGAATACGTTTCTCAAATTTAGCACCCATGTGTTTCTTTAGGAACTCCAAATTGGAACTCTGACCCCATGCAGTGTTAGAGAATAGAGGCAACACATCGACTAGAGAAACCAGGGTACCGAGCATCCCTGCTGGCATAAGAAACACAGAAATTCCATGCTCTTTTACCTGTACAATTCAGTGAGAATTTTCTTTCTATAATTAGAATCCACCCCAAAAAGATTCAAACAAAACAGAActacacaaaagaaaaatacatattCCAACTCTGCAGGCTCTTCCCACGAATCAAGCTTCAAGGTATGTTCTCGTGCAGAGAAGTAGTAGTCCCATGTAATCCTATATGGTGTTGCAAAAACATATAGGTCCATGCAGGTCCAACTGTGTGCTTCCCCTGTCTGTAAAAGGCCAAAAACGATCTTTTCAGCAgagcaaaaaaacaaaatccacAACCCACACTATGTGGAGTGGAGGAGAGGGTATAACAGAAAACATGCTTAAATTTTCATTAACCAATCCAACCAACAGCAGCATCCAATTCCATGTATTATCAACTAAACTTATATAAAAAGATATATGTGTTTACCCCCAAGTAACTATGTAAGGTGTTCCCTATAAATAAGATACCATCAATCTTCCATCTGTAAATAATTATCagattattataataaaaaatcaggGACGATTATTCTTAGAATTTCAGTTGGGCTTAATGCTGCAATTAGGCCCAACACAAATGAAGGTGCTGGCTGCAATGAAGCAACCCAAATGCTGCAATTAGGCGGCTAGGGGAAGACCACAATTAAGGCAGAATTTCCAACAATTATGATTAAATTTTGGCAATAGGTTGAACTTTTTTTAAGAACTAATCAAATGTTGGTAAAAGGGAATCATTATGTAGCTATTTTAATGAGATCCCCACTTAGACTCAATCATCCAGCAAGTTTACAGTTATACAAAAGGTCAAGTATCAGCAATTATActaataacaataaataaatataaatatataaatattcatTGCAAAGAAAGggtaagggtccgtttgatttGTAAAAGGCGAGTGCTGAACAGAACAACACAGAacttttaaggtattgaacaactttttgtcttgtatgatgtttggtggacaaaagattattttgATAACTTCGTAGTTGGGATAAAAAGTTGTCATTCACAAGAATGTAAGTTTTATCCCGTCCCTTATCCCTCAATTTATCCAATCCCAACAATGTTAAAAACAATCACAGTATAACCAGAGTTATTCTGTccggtcccttattttttagagGATCTAACACaagtaattataattaattcataTATTCTCAGCTATGCCAAGTGGATCATACCATCAGTTAATCAACCATACAATTAGAAGAGTGGAAAACAACAGTTTTTCCAATTTGTTTAAGGAAACaatcataataaataaacacaTCAACATAATTTCCTAAATTTAATCActtctattttattaaattattactaGTGTCTACTTATCCTATAGatatcaatcaatatcaatGTCGTGTGCAGTGTGATTCATAGCACACAATTAATTATTACTAAAAGTTCAACACAgtcaattaaaacaaatcacAATAAACACGACAATAATagaaactattttattttaaagaaaaaaaaaagaaaaataaaccttGAGATAGAGAATAGCACCACCCAAATCAGAACCATTGTTATCACCACCATGAGTAAACTCAAGTTTAGCTTGATTATCGAAAAAACAAGCACCTTTCCATTCAATAGAACCGTTATAAGGAGTCACAGATCCAACAAAAGAAGGAAGCAAATCAACAGCACTATGAAAACTATTGAGTACAGGCCACGAAATTCCATGGGGGAGAACTGGTAACACATCGTTGACTCTAAAAGGAACTTTAAGAGAATGAATCGAATCTGTTGTTGATAGGGTTAGAATCAAAAGCAAGAGAAAGGGAAAACGAGACATggaattgaaattcaaatttttaggGTTTCAGTGGGTTTGGTCCATTTGGGGATTAGGGATTTGAGAGAAGTGAGAATGATGATGGCAGTTACGAGATTAATCGAAAAAACGGTTGCGGTGATGATGGGATGAAGCAATGAAACGTGGCGTGTGGACAGTTGatgattgaaaattgaaaacctGTATACATCGATGATGACTATTGACTACTAgtttttcaattgattttttatagtagtttttttgtttttcaaaaatatttgatgttatAGTTAAGTCCaaaataagagttttttttaatactaaaatAAGAGTTttaatgattattatttttagtttgattcaaaaaaaccttattattatttttaaggaaacgatttttttttataaccgaaatatattataagagattacaaggggtactcaatcccttaTAATGAGGAATACAAAACTCTTATTCTCGGAATTTCGTACTTTTGTCGGATCCTTCCTATCTCCTGATCGAGTGTTTTGTATGCATGTCACGGGATTTAAACACCAACTAAAAAAAAGATTACAAGTTTTATAACCAAAACGATTACTAAATCACACACAAGAAGGAAATGATTTTGTATTACTCCCTTCGGttcttaatattattttttttggtacatcggTTCTTAAGTACTCCCTccatactaaaatataaaagaaaattggtTAAATAAAATAGATGTATTTGATCCCactttttaaccaaatacatcaattttctttgaccaattttctgttatattttaggacggagggagtataaaacaAGATGGGAGGGAGTATACTGTATATGTGAtgggatgaaaaaaaaaacctaacaaTTTATTAGagtcaaattttttaattttttatcattgcCCAAAAAAGTCTTTTGTTTTATTACTTACACTTTTTTTATCACttatataggaaaaaaaatactcttatcttgtaaccaaaaaaaaaaaaaaatactcttatCACTTTGTACATTAAATACTCTTATCTcaaaaaagtcttttttttgttatccTTTATATGGACTGAATTCTCATTAATCACTTACATTATCTATCTCTTTCCTTTTTTGAGATTAAGGTTATCCTTTTATTATCTATATTTCAATAGTACTGACTGCTACATCAATAATGAATTAGTCCAAATAGTAATGATTTTGATCTCCTTAAACATGTGGTTAGGAGTACGATTTTTGACTCATGCgtatgaaaaaattcaattgttaCTAATATCAATGTAACCTTAAAAAAAGTATTCATTACTCTTATTCTTTTGTTGAGGAAAAAAACCGAAGTACTCACTAGTCACTACtatagattagattagattatgAGGTTTACTTTTCAAAAGAATTTtgttccaaaataaatattgtttataaattctaatataatactatttattacatttttgaattgcatattttaattaatagtatGTACAACTACattatttattacattttttaaacattGGTATTACATTTTCTAAACATCGGTAAATTgtcaaattaataaaaagttGACTCATACTCTACAATAATGTAGGTTCAACTACCTTTACTAACATAAGAATCTTGTTGAAGGGTCTTCAACTAAAAATACCAGAGGTGGATATACATAGTATGAGTGATGTTGTGACACTACTACATATTCAGCTTTTAGTAACATTTTTTAGGtaacatttataaaaaaatgttacccATTTTCACCGAAACCCGATAGAAATAACTCAAATCATTGAATCCCGCTAGATTTTCCATTTGATTAGTGAAACTTTTTCTCACTTCCCAAACCCCAAAACTTgcacaaagaaagaaagaaaaaaaatccaaatctaTTTCCCATttagaaaaaaacaaagaagcTTAGTGAAGAACGCTTCCTCTCTCCGGCCGCCACTTTTTGTGAAGAAAACTTTGGggcttttttttcctttgtgcAAGTTTTGGGTTTGGGAAGTGAGAAAAAATGATGGCTTCTCTTCCCGCcccatgtttctttttcatCTCTCTTGCGCAcaaaaaaattcgttttctagaaaccgaagtttttttttagtataaaataacactaaaaaaacttcggtttctagaAACCGATTTTTTTGCGCGCTAGAGGGGCCTAAAAGAAACATGGGTCTAAATAGAAGCCATCACAAAatattacactaataaaattgGGGTTTGAACTAATTAAACTTCACTTTGTGAGCTGAAGAGAAATGCTTTGATGCTGCAACTATGGATGCTTCAGGTCCACTAGTTATAGAAGCTTTGGTGCTTGTCTTCTTAttaacacaaaataaccttGTAAAAAATCTTGGTATCGATGAAAACCAGCTTCTCTTGTTTCCCTTATAACCCATTTTACTTCCGTTTGTGATGGTGctcaatattattaatttagagGACTCTGCTAATTGATGGATGcatttgaaattcattttttaacgTCTATACTTTATATAAACTTAGTTTTCTTGTTGAAGTAGATAATAAACTTGGACAacaagtttattaattcaaaataTTCACTTTATTCCGTGGATAAGCGGAATATTTAAAATTCATGATGCAATATGGCTAAGACacgttaataaaaaatttataataaaacttatatgcatGTGAGATACTTAAAAGAATATGCATgcattaataaataattataatctaTTTTCATCTAAACCATAATATATTTCAATCTCTATATTATGATATCAACAAAATGATCACTAAAAGAATTCAGAACAAGTTATGTCTAATGTTGACTTATTGAATCATGTAAATCTTTGGTGAATTCTCACAACCTTTTCTCACCTTTTTTATAACCTTCATCTTTTCTAGGATAATTAGTAGAAAGTATCCTTGAAATATCTTATAAAatcttattaattaattaattaacaaacagATCACAATTCTCTTGCATGActaaataaaaagttatatgTCTCAATATTTTGAAGTTTATACTAATTGACCATAGAGAGCAAATATATGGtcataacaataatttttaacaTGGCACACCAAAATTTGGCTAGATATTATCCAGTCACAACAAGTAATGCAGAGAGGCAGAGAAAGAGTATATACAGAGAGAGGCagagaaagaatgaaaataCTAATTTACCTTACCATCAAGCTAAGT
It contains:
- the LOC123906828 gene encoding uncharacterized protein LOC123906828 → MSRFPFLLLLILTLSTTDSIHSLKVPFRVNDVLPVLPHGISWPVLNSFHSAVDLLPSFVGSVTPYNGSIEWKGACFFDNQAKLEFTHGGDNNGSDLGGAILYLKTGEAHSWTCMDLYVFATPYRITWDYYFSAREHTLKLDSWEEPAELEYVKEHGISVFLMPAGMLGTLVSLVDVLPLFSNTAWGQSSNLEFLKKHMGAKFEKRIQPWRATIDPADVHSGDFLALSKIRGRWGGFETLEKWVTGAFAGHTAVCLKDEMGNLWVGESGHENEKGEEIIVVIPWHEWWEAALKDDSNPHIALLPLHPELRAKFNTTAAWEYARSMSGKPYGYHNMIFSWIDTVADNYPPPLDAHLVISVMSMWSRMQPSYAANMWNEALNKRLGTEDLDLYDILLETEKRGIAFDELLAIPEQDDWVYSDGKSTTCVAFILSMYKEAGIFGPIASSIQVTEFTIRDAYMLRIFEDNQTRLPRWCNNENDKLPFCQILGEYRMEFPGYNTLDAYSHMNEQCPSLPPTYDRPSQC